The genomic DNA GAACGCCGTCTGCCTGCTCGTGTCCAGGCCCTGGGCGGCGCCGGCCAGCGCCGCGGCGACCTGGTCGGTCTCGATCTTGTTGTCCTCGCCGACCTTCAGCTTGCCGAGGGGGTCCAGCGCCGTGCTCGTCGGGGCGTCCGCGGGTGCCGCGGCCGCCCCCGCGGCTCCGCCGGCCCCGAGCGCGGAGCCGGCCGCCGCCGCGATCAGGCCGGCGCGCAGCAGGGCGCGATGCGTACGGGAGGGGAATCGGGAGGCGTGCTGGCCCATGGTCACCACCAGTGAGGAAACGACAGTTTCAGTGTCACTCTTCCACAAACCCCTTGATTACCGGAAATTCTCCTTTGCGCCTCACCGTGCGCATCCGCCTCAACTGATTTGTGAATACGCTGTGACCTCCGGTTATCCGGTTGCCGCGGCCCTCCGAACCCCGTAAGCATGGGTCGATGCCGCAACTGACCACCCCCCACATTCGATTCCGCGCCTCCTTCGCCGGGGCGATGAAGGAGTTCGAGGCCGAGGGCAGGGGCGCGGTCGGCGACGACACGTCCATCGGCCAGGACCTGCGCCGCTGGCGCCGGCGCTGGCACGACCCCGCGGTCTTCGCCTCGTACGTCGCGGGGCTGCGCGCCGAGGCGGACGAGACGATCCCGATGATCCGCCCCGGCTGGGTGCACTGCACCACGCTCTGGTACGTGGACGGGGACGCCTACCTCGGCCGGATCGCCATCCGGCACTCGCTCACCGGCTGGCTGCGGGACCAGGGCGGGCACATCGGCTACGACGTCCGCCCCACCGCCCGCCGCCGCGGCCACGCCACCGCTATGCTGCGCGACGCGCTGCCCGTGGCCCGCGGTCTGGGCCTCGCGGAGGTGCTGGTGACCTGCGACCACGACAATGTCGCGTCGCGGAAGGTCATCGAGGCCAACGGGGGCGTGTTCGAGGACCGGCGGGGGCTCAAGCTGCGGTACTGGGTCGCCACGGCGGAGGCGAAGGAGTAGCGGCGCACGGGGGCGCGTCCGCGCGGGGGGCGAGGGGGATGAGGGCTGTGGCCCGGGAGCGGGAACGGTACGGA from Streptomyces sp. CMB-StM0423 includes the following:
- a CDS encoding GNAT family N-acetyltransferase: MPQLTTPHIRFRASFAGAMKEFEAEGRGAVGDDTSIGQDLRRWRRRWHDPAVFASYVAGLRAEADETIPMIRPGWVHCTTLWYVDGDAYLGRIAIRHSLTGWLRDQGGHIGYDVRPTARRRGHATAMLRDALPVARGLGLAEVLVTCDHDNVASRKVIEANGGVFEDRRGLKLRYWVATAEAKE